A stretch of the Acyrthosiphon pisum isolate AL4f chromosome A2, pea_aphid_22Mar2018_4r6ur, whole genome shotgun sequence genome encodes the following:
- the LOC100573112 gene encoding E3 SUMO-protein ligase PIAS2-like, which translates to MMTNHDEDYKNMLAVFRTTDLQTLLGAFGQNKTGRKSDLKDRALELLRTRPIGFNHAAYGPKIYEIYCSITDLPHNDDRMIHGSLQTQQGQMTTMEQTQAPKPRMYQPPPQYPQQPMHMTRAGLPQVMPHIQRGINYSNSIRPNTMANNTIQYISGSYQPSGPCSIASSNLSSSQQMNVVSQDPLRYDTRGMPVRNNSYTPSPETVALIKFKKLPLYEVIDEVIKPTFLAGTEKCTLQNYPRGMKEWQFKLFVPAENVNMVAMNRDVSPGKNEYIYQFQIRISQLVYPIINEVTDYMPLGLKIRFGPKACPLPPTAPNTRPGAESRRSPRPINCTQLVKLSPITPNMIYVNWTPDEKNYVIAMYLVKRLSSETLIQRLKDKGGRSSEETKNYIIKKLGEVDPDLATTSYRFSLVCPLSKIRMKVPAKSIHCDHLQCFDASTFILMNEKKPTWMCPTCNKPCLYDDIQIENYFLDVVSSPTLKNYITEIEILADGTWIAYEKNKEIKNKIPNSTPDAKLEPIDSVDLVSDEEKSVDMNVELNTETVKRQENENFSFVDLTLSDNEEEPPKEKDKQENEAQAIDAIQTSGCS; encoded by the exons ATGATGACCAACCATGATGAAGATTATAAAAACATGCTGGCTGTTTTCCGGACTACCGACTTGCAAACATTATTGGGAGCTTTTGGTCAAAATAAAACAGGACGAAAATCTGACTTAAAAGATCGGGCACTTGAATTATTAAGAACTAGACCAATTGGCTTTAACCACGCGGCATACGGaccaaaaatatatgaaatatattgttCCATTACAGATTTGCCTCATAATGATGATAGAATGATACACGGCTCATTACAAACCCAACAGGGACAAATGACGACCATGGAGCAGACACAGGCTCCAAAACCAAGAATGTACCAACCTCCACCACAATATCCTCAACAGCCAATGCATATGACCCGAGCTGGGTTACCACAGGTTATGCCGCATATTCAAAGAGgcattaattatagtaattcaATTAGACCAAATACTATGGCTAACAATACCATTCAATATATATCAGGCAGTTATCAACCTTCTGGACCTTGTTCTATTGCGTCATCTAATTTATCCTCAAGTCAACAAATGAATGTGGTCTCACAAGATCCATTGAGATATGATACGAGAGGAATGCCAGTTAGAAATAATTCGTATACTCCATCTCCTGAAACTGTAGCCCTAATCAAGTTCAAAAAGTTACCACTTTATGAGGTAATTGACGAAGTTATAAAGCCAACTTTTCTAGCCGGCACGGAGAAATGTACATTACAAAACTATCCTAGag gtatgaaAGAATGGCAATTCAAACTTTTTGTGCCAGCCGAGAACGTCAATATGGTTGCCATGAATCGTGATGTTTCCCCAGGAAAAAATGAGTATATTTATCAGTTCCAGATTCGAATTAGTCAGTTAGTGTATCCTATAATTAATGAGGTAACAGACTATATGCCTCTTGGACTAAAAATTCGGTTTGGTCCGAAAGCATGTCCATTACCACCTACTGCTCCTAATACTCGACCAGGAGCTGAATCCAGACGATCTCCAAGACCTATAAATTGCACTCAACTTGTCAAACTTTCTCCAATCACTCCCAACATGATCTATGTAAATTGGACTCccgatgaaaaaaattatgttatagctATGTATCTTGTAAAAAGATTAAGTTCAGAAACGTTGATACAAAGACTTAAAGATAAAGGAGGTAGGAGTTCAGAAGAGAccaaaaactatataattaaaaagttaggGGAAGTGGATCCAGATTTGGCCACTACGTCTTATCGATTTTCCTTAGTATGTCCATTGAGTAAAATTAGAATGAAGGTACCTGCTAAATCTATACATTGTGATCATTTACAATGTTTTGATGCTagcacatttattttaatgaatgagAAAAAGCCAACATGGATGTGCCCAACTTGTAATAAACCTTGTTTGTATGACGACatacaaatagaaaattattttttggacgTTGTTTCAAGTCCAACCCTCAAAAACTACATCACGGAAATTGAAATTTTAGCTGATGGCACATGGAtagcttatgaaaaaaataaagagaTAAAAAATAAGATACCAAATAGTACACCTGATGCAAAATTAGAACCTATTGATTCTGTGGATTTAGTTAGCGACGAAGAAAAATCCGTTGATATGAATGTAGAACTAAACACTGAAACTGTCAAACGccaagaaaatgaaaatttcagcTTTGTCGATTTGACATTAAGTGACAATGAAGAAGAACCGCCAAAAGAAAAAGATAAACAGGAAAATGAGGCACAGGCTATTGATGCTATACAAACCAGTGGCTGTAGTTGA
- the LOC103310635 gene encoding putative nuclease HARBI1, giving the protein MPHVIGCIDGTSIPIRTPAHKIKSTYTNRHDMPSITLQGVCDYKKKFIDVFTGIPAKIHDARVFVLSDLSKDLPSMCENKYNLLGDGAYPIREWLLVPYKDYGRLTESQKTFNKTLSSTRVLIENTFGLLKSRFRQLLQLDIHSVDKITKFIISSCVLHNLCIDMDDHIELRDEENEELLNGPDDTVFETDMLLKKNGETKRDAIKNSMQYQ; this is encoded by the coding sequence ATGCCTCATGTCATTGGATGCATCGATGGAACATCTATTCCTATTCGAACACCAGCTCACAAAATTAAAAGCACTTATACAAATAGGCATGACATGCCATCGATTACACTACAAGGAGTGtgtgattacaaaaaaaagtttatcgaTGTATTTACTGGAATACCCGCAAAGATCCACGATGCCAGAGTATTTGTTTTATCTGATTTAAGTAAAGATCTACCATCAATGTGTGAAAATAAGTACAATTTACTTGGTGACGGAGCATATCCTATTCGAGAATGGCTACTTGTACCGTACAAAGACTATGGAAGATTAACTGAATCacagaaaacatttaataaaacattaagttCCACTAGAGTGCTGATTGAAAATACATTCGGTCTTCTCAAGTCCCGCTTTAGGCAACTTTTGCAGTTGGATATACATTCTGTCGACAAGATAACTAAATTCATAATATCATCATGTGTACTGcataatttatgtatagatATGGATGACCATATTGAATTGAGAGATGAAGAAAATGAAGAATTACTCAATGGACCTGACGACACAGTGTTTGAAACTGAtatgttactaaaaaaaaatggtgaaacgAAACGAGATGCTATAAAAAATAGCAtgcaatatcaataa
- the LOC100573190 gene encoding uncharacterized protein LOC100573190: MITPKNNLISTPKCLSNTTTTPNSQSNPTEIQIGSNDCIPSIVEFLTNCVQQGVIQLNVEELVKDVQFTVSIPKRNINFCNLAKSVNVKDDQCSQAIDWHNISDVNEESEFENEEVDKPNKKTNATTTTVECSNETSQKIQNEKEAVHQVIFTDGMTKFMLEKYGQLMNFIGPMKKFKRKLDMWKQIAKDMEEELGVKCTHTQIENRYKTVSKRKKVIVNNNKSTGAARMDDEYENEWKQITNKDDSIIPEVMRSTKVVVINKKDITESKPKKMKTDSSQLMLLKFLKEKEESKERRHQEKMELIRSILNK, translated from the exons ATGATAACaccaaaaaacaatttgatttcTACACCAAAATGTTTGTCGAACACAACTACTACACCAAACTCACAGTCAAATCCAACAGAAATtcaaatag GTAGTAATGATTGTATTCCAAGTATAGtcgaatttttaacaaattgtgTGCAACAAGGTGTTATTCAACTTAATGTGGAAGAACTTGTTAAAGATGTTCAATTTACAGTTTCAATTCCCAAGAG AAATATAAACTTCTGTAATTTAGCTAAGTCAGTAAATGTTAAAGATGATCAGTGTAGTCAGGCTATTGATTGGCATAACATTAGTGATGTCAACGAAGAATCTGAATTTGAAAATGAAGAAGTGGACAAAcccaataaaaaaactaatgctACGACTACTACAGTTGAATGTTCCAATGAAACTTCTCAAAAAATCCAAA ATGAAAAAGAAGCTGTACACCAAGTTATTTTCACTGATGGTATGACCAAGTTTATGCTGGAAAAGTACGGACAGCTTATGAATTTTATTGGTCCGATGaagaaatttaaaagaaaactaGATATGTGGAAACAAATAGCTAAAGATATGGAAGAAGAACTTGGTGTAAAATGTACACATACACAGATTGAAAATCGTTATAAAACCGTGAGCAagagaaaaaaagtaattgttaataataacaaaagtacAGGCGCAGCTAGAATGGATGATGAATATGAAAATGAAtggaaacaaataacaaataaggACGATAGCATTATTCCAGAAGTCATGCGAAGTACAAaggttgttgttattaataaaaaggaTATTACAGAatctaaaccaaaaaaaatgaaaaccgaTAGCTCACAATTGATGTTGTTAAAATTTCTAAAGGAAAAAGAGGAATCTAAAGAAAGGCGCCATCAAGAAAAAATGGAGCTCATaagatcaattttaaataaatga